The Mycolicibacterium flavescens genome has a segment encoding these proteins:
- a CDS encoding cutinase produces the protein MFGRLTTLASAAAIAGAAFAGLSTASAQAAPGCPDVHWFGAAGSGQRDGDLSSNAGMGDDIYQSYLDVQQLVTADGRTMTAEAVAYPAIAVPDDDGGVGEWLGFMGSVDTGAAALESQYTAFTQRCPESKVVLAGYSQGAMVVHRNLHAAGTNPNVVAALLIADGDRLPADPTINIGSVTSVPGAGKGVAQDWPILAHAPKPLPPAIGARTISVCELGDAVCDYDPEAEEVSKVATLIHTSYTKSSGGYRWTQPLYQLIGPGPVTPDAPEALPVIPLAAATPLAAAAPSE, from the coding sequence ATGTTCGGTCGTCTCACCACGCTCGCCAGCGCCGCCGCGATCGCGGGCGCCGCATTCGCGGGGCTTTCCACGGCTTCGGCTCAGGCCGCGCCCGGCTGCCCCGATGTGCACTGGTTCGGCGCCGCGGGGTCCGGACAGCGTGACGGCGACCTGAGCTCGAACGCCGGAATGGGCGACGACATCTACCAGTCCTACCTCGACGTGCAGCAGCTGGTGACCGCCGACGGGCGGACGATGACGGCCGAGGCCGTCGCGTACCCCGCGATCGCGGTGCCCGATGACGACGGCGGCGTCGGGGAGTGGCTCGGCTTCATGGGCAGCGTCGACACCGGCGCGGCCGCTCTCGAGTCGCAGTACACGGCGTTCACCCAGCGTTGCCCGGAGTCGAAGGTGGTGCTCGCCGGCTATTCGCAGGGCGCGATGGTGGTGCACCGCAATCTGCACGCCGCCGGGACGAACCCGAACGTGGTGGCCGCGTTGCTGATCGCCGACGGTGACCGCCTGCCCGCCGACCCGACCATCAACATCGGCTCGGTTACCAGCGTCCCCGGCGCCGGCAAGGGAGTCGCGCAGGACTGGCCGATTCTCGCTCACGCACCCAAGCCGCTTCCGCCAGCCATCGGCGCGCGCACAATCAGCGTGTGTGAGCTCGGCGATGCGGTCTGCGACTACGACCCCGAGGCCGAAGAAGTGTCGAAGGTCGCGACGCTGATCCACACCAGCTATACGAAGTCTTCCGGTGGATACCGCTGGACTCAGCCGCTGTATCAACTCATCGGCCCGGGCCCCGTCACGCCTGATGCGCCCGAGGCCCTTCCGGTCATCCCGCTGGCCGCGGCGACGCCTCTGGCTGCGGCAGCGCCGAGCGAGTAA